A genomic segment from Streptomyces sp. NBC_01233 encodes:
- a CDS encoding RNA polymerase sigma factor, giving the protein MSAAQAVEAVFRIESARIIAGVARIVRDVGIAEEIAQDALVAALEQWPESGVPDRPGAWLTATAKHRAIDLVRRKETYVRKLAEVGRTLEDAPPPAEPADPDDIDDDLLRLIFTSCHPVLATEGRIALTLRLMGGLTTQEIARAFLAAEPAVAQRIVRAKRTLAKAGVPFEVPYGADRDARLSSVLEVIYLIFNEGYSATAGDDLVRPALCEDALRLARVLAGLMPQEPEVHGLAALLEFQASRIATRTGPDGEPVLLADQNRARWNRMLIARGARALGHAGNGPYSVQAAIAGCHAAAVRYEDTDWPRIAALYARLVQLIPSPVVELNRAVAVSMAEGPEAALPLVDALAREPALRTYHLLPSVRGDLLERLGRPQEARAEFERAASLTRNAQERNLLLRRAARL; this is encoded by the coding sequence GTGAGTGCGGCCCAAGCGGTCGAAGCGGTGTTCAGGATCGAGTCCGCGCGGATCATCGCCGGCGTCGCCCGGATCGTGCGGGACGTCGGCATCGCCGAGGAGATCGCCCAGGACGCCCTGGTCGCCGCCCTCGAACAGTGGCCGGAGTCCGGCGTCCCGGACCGGCCGGGCGCCTGGCTCACGGCCACCGCCAAACACCGCGCCATCGACCTCGTCCGCCGCAAGGAGACCTACGTGCGCAAGCTCGCCGAGGTCGGCCGGACCCTGGAGGACGCGCCGCCGCCCGCCGAACCGGCGGACCCCGATGACATCGACGACGACCTGCTGCGCCTGATCTTCACCTCCTGCCACCCCGTCCTGGCCACCGAGGGCCGGATCGCGCTCACCCTGCGCCTGATGGGCGGGCTGACGACCCAGGAGATCGCCCGCGCCTTCCTCGCCGCCGAGCCCGCCGTCGCCCAGCGCATCGTCCGGGCGAAGCGGACCCTGGCCAAGGCCGGGGTGCCCTTCGAGGTCCCGTACGGCGCCGACCGCGACGCACGGCTCTCCTCGGTCCTGGAGGTCATCTACCTCATCTTCAACGAGGGCTACTCGGCCACCGCCGGGGACGACCTCGTCCGCCCCGCCCTCTGCGAGGACGCCCTGCGCCTGGCCCGCGTCCTGGCCGGCCTGATGCCGCAGGAACCCGAGGTGCACGGCCTGGCCGCGCTGCTGGAGTTCCAGGCGTCCCGGATCGCCACCCGCACCGGCCCCGACGGGGAACCGGTCCTGCTCGCCGACCAGAACCGGGCCCGGTGGAACCGCATGCTCATCGCCCGCGGCGCCCGGGCCCTGGGTCACGCCGGGAACGGCCCGTACTCCGTCCAGGCCGCCATCGCCGGATGCCACGCGGCGGCCGTCCGCTACGAGGACACGGACTGGCCGCGGATCGCCGCGCTCTACGCGCGGCTCGTCCAGCTGATCCCCTCGCCGGTGGTGGAGCTCAACCGGGCCGTCGCGGTCTCGATGGCCGAGGGGCCGGAGGCGGCCCTGCCGCTGGTCGACGCCCTGGCGCGGGAACCGGCCCTGCGCACCTACCACTTGCTGCCGTCCGTACGGGGCGACCTGCTGGAGCGGCTCGGCCGGCCGCAGGAGGCCCGGGCGGAGTTCGAGCGCGCGGCCTCGCTGACGCGCAACGCGCAGGAGCGCAATCTGCTCCTGCGGCGCGCGGCCCGCCTCTGA
- a CDS encoding YciI family protein, giving the protein MPRFLTMIRINEQELTTDTEFPPEFLQNMGAYMEEINKAGVMLDTAGLLHTPEGTRVNWSGGKISYTDGPFTETKEVVGGYSLIQCKDKAEAIEWTKRFLEIHPAEWNVSAEVREIEEM; this is encoded by the coding sequence ATGCCGCGCTTCCTGACGATGATCCGCATCAATGAGCAGGAGCTCACCACCGACACCGAGTTCCCGCCCGAGTTCCTGCAGAACATGGGCGCCTACATGGAGGAGATCAACAAGGCCGGCGTCATGCTCGACACGGCCGGACTGCTGCACACCCCCGAGGGAACCCGGGTCAACTGGTCCGGCGGGAAGATCAGCTACACCGACGGCCCGTTCACCGAGACCAAGGAGGTCGTCGGCGGCTACTCCCTCATCCAGTGCAAGGACAAGGCGGAGGCCATCGAGTGGACCAAGCGGTTCCTCGAGATCCACCCGGCCGAGTGGAACGTCAGCGCCGAGGTCCGGGAGATCGAGGAGATGTGA
- a CDS encoding thioredoxin family protein, producing the protein MARRVHQPLEDQEFDFILSMTSGPVLAYFCGTWPKAVEACRAMDAVVGELTEEYGTRFTAVRTDMTRCPEPTRRYGVTGAPTAVLIKDGEAVASQAGPMTREEFRAFLDANL; encoded by the coding sequence ATGGCACGTCGGGTGCACCAGCCACTGGAGGACCAGGAGTTCGACTTCATCCTGTCGATGACGTCCGGGCCCGTTCTCGCCTACTTCTGCGGCACCTGGCCGAAGGCCGTCGAGGCCTGCCGCGCGATGGACGCGGTCGTCGGCGAACTGACCGAGGAGTACGGGACGCGGTTCACGGCCGTCCGCACCGACATGACCCGGTGCCCCGAGCCGACGAGGCGCTACGGGGTGACCGGAGCTCCGACGGCCGTGCTCATCAAGGACGGCGAGGCGGTCGCGAGCCAGGCCGGGCCGATGACGCGCGAGGAGTTCCGGGCCTTCCTGGACGCCAACCTCTGA
- a CDS encoding DUF1304 domain-containing protein, with amino-acid sequence MHTVAQILIGLVAALHVYFLVLEMFLWERPPGRALSGFDADTARLTAPLAANQGLYNGFLAAGLIWSLVIDSLATQIFFLVCVIVAGVYGAATANRRILVAQALPGALALGAALLAA; translated from the coding sequence ATGCACACGGTCGCTCAGATCCTGATCGGCCTCGTGGCCGCGCTGCACGTGTACTTCCTGGTCCTGGAGATGTTCCTGTGGGAGCGCCCGCCCGGCCGCGCGCTGTCCGGCTTCGACGCCGACACCGCCCGCCTCACCGCACCGCTCGCCGCCAACCAGGGCCTCTACAACGGCTTCCTGGCCGCCGGTCTGATCTGGTCGCTCGTCATCGACTCGCTCGCCACGCAGATCTTCTTCCTCGTCTGCGTGATCGTCGCCGGGGTGTACGGGGCCGCGACCGCCAACCGCCGGATCCTCGTCGCCCAGGCCCTGCCCGGCGCCCTCGCCCTCGGCGCGGCGCTGCTGGCCGCGTGA
- a CDS encoding TetR/AcrR family transcriptional regulator, which yields MSPQDPRTGDPRTARTKGRLRESLLAECATTPLAEVSVSAVVRRAGVGRATFYLHYEDLTALAVDACADVVHAAVDALHAWQTGPAALPPARPPAALAAFLTAAADRAPLYRTLLLPGGGGPLGDRLHRELRERARAERAAAGAPHPDLVASAVAAAFTGVLADWLHGAGPADPSALADHLWRLLLALHRAG from the coding sequence GTGAGCCCGCAGGACCCGCGTACGGGCGACCCGCGCACGGCCCGGACGAAGGGGCGGCTGCGCGAGAGCCTGCTCGCGGAGTGCGCCACCACGCCGCTCGCGGAGGTCAGCGTCTCGGCGGTGGTCCGCCGGGCCGGCGTCGGCCGCGCCACGTTCTACCTGCACTACGAGGACCTCACCGCCCTCGCCGTCGACGCGTGCGCCGATGTGGTGCACGCGGCGGTCGACGCCCTGCACGCCTGGCAGACCGGCCCCGCCGCGCTCCCCCCGGCCCGGCCCCCGGCGGCGCTGGCCGCCTTCCTCACGGCCGCGGCCGACCGGGCGCCGCTCTACCGCACCCTGCTCCTCCCGGGCGGTGGCGGCCCGCTCGGCGACCGCCTCCACCGGGAGCTGCGCGAACGCGCCCGCGCCGAGCGCGCGGCCGCGGGAGCCCCGCACCCGGACCTGGTCGCCTCGGCGGTGGCCGCCGCCTTCACCGGCGTCCTGGCGGACTGGCTGCACGGCGCCGGCCCGGCCGACCCGTCCGCCCTGGCGGACCACCTCTGGCGCCTGCTCCTGGCCCTCCACCGCGCCGGTTAG
- a CDS encoding cold-shock protein encodes MATGIVKWFNSEKGFGFIQQDDGGPDVFVHFSAIATTGFKSLEENQKVEYDVTQGPKGPQAEQVVPLS; translated from the coding sequence ATGGCAACAGGCATCGTGAAGTGGTTCAACTCGGAGAAGGGGTTCGGCTTCATCCAGCAGGACGACGGCGGCCCCGACGTGTTCGTGCACTTCTCCGCTATCGCGACCACCGGTTTCAAGTCGCTGGAGGAGAACCAGAAGGTCGAGTACGACGTCACCCAGGGTCCCAAGGGCCCGCAGGCAGAGCAGGTGGTCCCCCTCTCGTAG
- a CDS encoding 2-oxoglutarate and iron-dependent oxygenase domain-containing protein has protein sequence MKRGSSSFRRPSGSPSRGDGHGRVRDIRGAGPGDRHGGGRGARPGETAAWRRDGTFQVSADAGQRARTREAPAASRRFFARPPAQKTAYVNDTSYSGYIASGEEVTAGERDASEIFTTTPDLTAARGLPCHGRCPGPIPATARPWRPTSRGWARSASACCGWWRSGWAPASGRGRPASTGSPP, from the coding sequence GTGAAAAGAGGGAGCAGCTCCTTCCGGAGGCCTTCCGGAAGCCCTTCGAGAGGGGACGGACATGGGCGGGTTCGCGACATTCGGGGTGCCGGACCGGGTGACCGGCACGGCGGCGGACGAGGCGCTCGGCCGGGCGAGACCGCGGCCTGGCGGCGCGACGGGACCTTCCAGGTCTCGGCGGACGCCGGACAGCGGGCGCGGACGCGGGAGGCGCCGGCGGCGAGCCGCCGGTTCTTCGCCCGGCCGCCGGCGCAGAAGACGGCGTACGTCAACGACACCTCGTACAGCGGGTACATCGCCTCCGGCGAGGAGGTCACGGCGGGCGAGCGGGACGCGTCGGAGATCTTCACCACCACCCCGGACCTGACGGCCGCACGGGGACTGCCCTGCCACGGCCGGTGCCCTGGCCCGATCCCGGCCACCGCGCGGCCATGGAGGCCTACCTCGCGGGGGTGGGCGCGCTCGGCGAGCGCCTGCTGCGGCTGGTGGCGCTCGGGCTGGGCCCCGGCCTCGGGCCGGGGCCGGCCGGCATCGACCGGCTCGCCGCCCTGA
- a CDS encoding MarR family transcriptional regulator translates to MEGKPRPPATAAEAMSRMDQYVALGIVGQQEMAQRLGLNVTDLTCLGHILGAGDTPLAAGDLAELVDLTTGAVTGVLNRLERAGYARRRPDPSDRRRVRVVAEPEAAARVVAVYQPFHDRLGALFADYTPDETAVIADWFERAAAEVRAHCAQVRSGELDTGEA, encoded by the coding sequence GTGGAGGGCAAGCCCCGCCCCCCGGCCACGGCCGCGGAGGCGATGTCGCGCATGGACCAGTACGTCGCCCTGGGCATCGTCGGCCAGCAGGAGATGGCACAGCGCCTCGGGCTCAACGTCACCGACCTGACCTGCCTGGGCCACATCCTGGGAGCCGGGGACACCCCGCTGGCCGCCGGTGACCTCGCCGAGCTGGTGGACCTCACGACCGGCGCCGTCACCGGGGTCCTCAACCGCCTCGAACGGGCCGGGTACGCGCGGCGCCGGCCCGACCCGTCCGACCGGCGCCGGGTACGGGTGGTGGCCGAGCCCGAGGCGGCAGCCCGGGTCGTCGCGGTCTACCAGCCGTTCCACGACCGTCTGGGCGCCCTGTTCGCCGACTACACCCCCGACGAGACCGCCGTGATCGCCGACTGGTTCGAGCGCGCCGCGGCCGAGGTCCGCGCCCACTGTGCACAGGTGCGCTCCGGGGAGCTGGACACCGGGGAGGCTTAG
- a CDS encoding DEAD/DEAH box helicase, translating into MRNPSVHGRFGVKGGAKAGAKSGGKTPRSIGPQGEFTMHEPKVPGLAPVDSFSELDLPLELVTTMASLEVKEPFPIQAATLPNALAGRDVLGRARTGSGKTLAFGLALLARTAGQQADPKRPLALVLVPTRELAQQVTEALEPYAAALKLRMATVVGGLSIGRQVSSLRTGAEVVVATPGRLSDLVGRRDVHLERVKITVLDEADQMCDMGFMPQVTEILDQVHHAGQRMLFSATLDRNVDQLVRGYLKDPVAHSVDPQAGAVTTMDHHVLHIHAADKISAATEIAARDNRVLMFLDTKHGVDQFVKHLRAMGVRAEGLHSGKSQPQRTRTLAQFKTGAVTVLVATNVAARGIHIDDLDLVVNVDPPADHKDYLHRGGRTARAGESGRVVTLVTPNQRRDIVRLMADARIRPTITQVRSGEAALSRITGAKAAPGVPLAGSAPTDAKGRPSGSDLGFRGIGTRPGKGKESRKTVEARQQAEARRAARVRRGV; encoded by the coding sequence ATGAGGAACCCGTCAGTTCACGGACGCTTCGGTGTGAAGGGCGGTGCCAAGGCCGGGGCCAAGTCCGGCGGCAAGACCCCCCGGAGCATCGGGCCGCAGGGCGAGTTCACGATGCACGAGCCGAAGGTGCCGGGGCTGGCGCCGGTGGACTCGTTCTCGGAGCTCGACCTGCCCCTTGAGCTGGTGACGACCATGGCCTCCCTGGAGGTCAAGGAGCCGTTCCCCATCCAGGCCGCGACGCTGCCGAACGCGCTGGCCGGCCGGGACGTCCTCGGCCGCGCGCGGACCGGCTCCGGCAAGACCCTGGCCTTCGGCCTGGCCCTGCTGGCGCGTACCGCGGGACAGCAGGCGGACCCGAAGCGCCCGCTCGCGCTGGTCCTCGTACCGACGCGCGAGCTGGCGCAGCAGGTGACCGAGGCGCTGGAGCCGTACGCGGCGGCCCTGAAGCTGCGGATGGCCACCGTGGTCGGCGGCCTGTCCATCGGCCGGCAGGTGAGCTCCCTGCGCACCGGCGCCGAGGTCGTGGTGGCCACCCCCGGCCGCCTGAGCGACCTCGTCGGCCGGCGGGACGTGCACTTGGAGCGGGTGAAGATCACCGTGCTCGACGAGGCCGACCAGATGTGCGACATGGGCTTCATGCCGCAGGTCACGGAGATCCTGGACCAGGTGCACCACGCGGGGCAGCGGATGCTGTTCTCGGCGACCCTGGACCGCAACGTCGACCAGCTGGTGCGCGGCTACCTGAAGGACCCGGTCGCGCACTCCGTCGACCCGCAGGCGGGCGCGGTGACCACGATGGACCACCACGTGCTGCACATCCACGCGGCCGACAAGATCTCGGCGGCGACCGAGATCGCGGCCCGGGACAACCGGGTGCTGATGTTCCTCGACACCAAGCACGGGGTCGACCAGTTCGTGAAGCACCTGCGGGCCATGGGCGTACGGGCGGAGGGGCTGCACAGCGGCAAGTCGCAGCCGCAGCGCACGCGGACGCTGGCCCAGTTCAAGACCGGGGCCGTCACCGTCCTGGTCGCCACCAACGTCGCGGCGCGCGGCATCCACATCGACGACCTCGACCTCGTGGTCAACGTGGACCCGCCCGCCGACCACAAGGACTATCTGCACCGGGGCGGCCGTACCGCCCGCGCGGGCGAGTCCGGCCGGGTCGTCACCCTCGTCACCCCGAACCAGCGCCGGGACATCGTCCGGCTGATGGCCGACGCCCGGATCCGGCCGACGATCACGCAGGTCCGGTCCGGTGAGGCGGCGCTGAGCCGGATCACCGGCGCCAAGGCCGCACCCGGAGTGCCGCTGGCCGGCTCTGCGCCGACCGACGCCAAGGGCCGGCCCTCGGGGTCGGACCTCGGCTTCCGCGGCATCGGCACCCGGCCGGGGAAGGGCAAGGAGTCCCGCAAGACCGTGGAGGCCCGGCAGCAGGCCGAGGCCCGCCGCGCGGCCCGGGTGCGCCGGGGCGTCTGA
- a CDS encoding GNAT family N-acetyltransferase, with translation MGHTLTEILDAAAEGRFPPPDGGTTVVPQENRRDAGVIAFTAHSVVFTDEDPDWVRSTLDALDCDALAATMNARFLAALLDRTGRSTDTIDLLTVAGPLRGEPPLELREMADPDHPRVRRALKRRDDVRVWSADGGVLVLGRGVAGRWETAIEVDEDVRHRGLGRELARAARHLVPDGQPVWSQQATGNARSIRAFQAAGYRPVGAESLLLAPAGR, from the coding sequence ATGGGACACACACTCACGGAGATCCTGGACGCGGCGGCCGAGGGACGGTTCCCGCCCCCCGACGGCGGCACCACCGTGGTCCCGCAGGAGAACCGGCGCGACGCGGGCGTCATCGCCTTCACCGCGCACTCCGTGGTGTTCACCGACGAGGACCCGGACTGGGTGCGGTCCACCCTCGACGCCCTCGACTGCGACGCACTCGCGGCCACCATGAACGCCCGTTTCCTGGCCGCCCTGCTGGACCGCACCGGACGCAGCACCGACACGATAGACCTCCTCACCGTCGCGGGCCCGCTGCGCGGCGAACCCCCGCTCGAGCTCCGGGAGATGGCCGACCCCGACCACCCCCGCGTGCGGCGGGCCCTGAAGCGCCGGGACGACGTACGGGTCTGGTCGGCCGACGGGGGAGTCCTCGTCCTCGGCCGGGGCGTCGCGGGCCGCTGGGAGACGGCGATCGAAGTGGACGAGGACGTCCGGCACCGGGGACTGGGCCGGGAACTGGCCCGCGCCGCCCGCCACCTCGTGCCCGACGGGCAGCCCGTCTGGTCCCAGCAGGCCACCGGCAACGCGCGCAGCATCCGCGCCTTCCAGGCCGCCGGATACCGCCCGGTCGGCGCGGAGTCCCTGCTGCTGGCCCCCGCGGGCCGATGA
- a CDS encoding SRPBCC family protein encodes MSDSAITYTLYIQADPARVWQALTDPAFTRRYWGLSFETDWAVGSSMDWVERGARTSDPEQVVLDCIPDRVLSYTWHTFSPQWAASVGIGEELRAELAKERRTKVTYEIEPVGDTLARLTVLHEGFEPGGTLIGMCGRAWPMLASSLKTLLETGAPLPEPEHEGGQGAGGHETHETRRNHGTRED; translated from the coding sequence ATGAGCGACAGTGCGATCACCTACACGCTGTACATCCAGGCCGATCCCGCCCGGGTGTGGCAGGCCCTCACCGACCCCGCCTTCACCCGCCGGTACTGGGGCCTGAGCTTCGAGACCGACTGGGCGGTGGGCTCGTCGATGGACTGGGTCGAGCGCGGGGCCCGCACCAGCGACCCCGAGCAGGTGGTCCTCGACTGCATTCCGGACCGCGTGCTCTCCTACACCTGGCACACCTTCAGCCCGCAGTGGGCGGCCTCGGTCGGGATCGGCGAAGAGCTGCGGGCCGAACTGGCCAAGGAGCGGCGCACGAAGGTGACGTACGAGATCGAGCCGGTCGGCGACACCCTCGCACGGCTGACCGTCCTGCACGAGGGGTTCGAGCCCGGCGGCACCCTGATCGGCATGTGCGGGCGGGCCTGGCCGATGCTCGCGTCGAGCCTCAAGACCCTGCTGGAGACCGGGGCTCCGCTGCCCGAGCCGGAGCACGAGGGCGGGCAGGGGGCCGGCGGCCACGAGACGCACGAGACCCGCCGGAACCACGGGACGCGCGAGGACTGA
- a CDS encoding NUDIX hydrolase, whose translation MPQLTDQGAIDRAETDGAAIDRAETDAAETDGAAIDGPAGTGPAGTDDHERTGTWMTPEEYGASRAAVWTAAVVLVTDTDGRVLVQSVDYRADRLLPGGAVDAGEAPSAAAARELREELGVDGRYPRGLAVDWIPADTPGFPPEMRFPGEILHVYDGGTWSAERIDAVRLPAQEITGIHFAEPADLPALMDAGDARRALSALRARINGPGTALLEDGRPTAPTALDRLGVLRTRRTPLHGTWHPGPVPAQLPVRDHCGWLFGPDGRVLLLIARATGTAHLPPPTAGPATGAVPLGYRHAAQGSHARTAARLTGLPPAPDPAYARLLATPEQVRELSDWGPAGAHELAAVHEARARLSLPVPTRTPPTELPEDGVRW comes from the coding sequence ATGCCGCAGCTGACCGACCAGGGCGCGATCGACCGTGCGGAGACCGACGGGGCCGCGATCGACCGTGCGGAGACCGACGCGGCGGAGACCGACGGGGCCGCGATCGACGGCCCGGCCGGGACCGGCCCGGCCGGGACCGACGACCACGAGCGGACGGGGACCTGGATGACCCCCGAGGAGTACGGGGCCTCCCGCGCCGCCGTGTGGACCGCGGCCGTCGTCCTCGTCACCGACACCGACGGCCGGGTCCTCGTCCAGAGCGTCGACTACCGTGCCGACCGGCTGCTCCCCGGCGGAGCCGTGGACGCGGGCGAGGCACCCTCCGCGGCCGCCGCCCGCGAGCTGCGCGAGGAGCTCGGCGTCGACGGCCGCTACCCGCGCGGCCTGGCCGTGGACTGGATCCCGGCCGACACCCCCGGCTTCCCGCCCGAGATGCGCTTCCCCGGCGAGATCCTGCACGTCTACGACGGCGGCACCTGGAGCGCCGAGCGGATCGACGCCGTCCGCCTCCCGGCCCAGGAGATCACCGGCATCCACTTCGCCGAGCCCGCCGACCTGCCCGCCCTGATGGACGCGGGTGACGCCCGCCGTGCCCTGTCCGCCCTGCGCGCCCGCATCAACGGCCCCGGCACCGCCCTGCTGGAGGACGGCCGCCCCACCGCGCCGACCGCCCTCGACCGGCTCGGCGTGCTCCGCACCCGGCGGACCCCGCTGCACGGCACCTGGCACCCGGGTCCGGTGCCGGCGCAGCTGCCCGTACGGGACCACTGCGGCTGGCTGTTCGGCCCCGACGGCCGGGTCCTGCTCCTGATCGCCAGGGCCACCGGTACGGCCCATCTGCCGCCTCCGACGGCCGGACCGGCCACGGGGGCCGTCCCGCTCGGCTACCGGCACGCCGCTCAGGGCTCCCACGCCCGCACCGCGGCCCGCCTCACCGGCCTCCCGCCGGCCCCGGACCCGGCGTACGCCCGCCTGCTGGCCACTCCCGAGCAGGTCCGCGAACTGAGCGACTGGGGCCCGGCCGGTGCACACGAACTCGCGGCGGTCCACGAGGCCCGCGCCCGTCTGTCCCTCCCCGTCCCCACCCGCACGCCGCCCACGGAGCTCCCGGAGGACGGCGTGCGCTGGTGA
- a CDS encoding heparan-alpha-glucosaminide N-acetyltransferase domain-containing protein: MTGGRSGGSGRLAGVDAVRGLAVLGMFAVHVGPGPRPEGAGYVLVAADGRAPALFTLLAGFSLVLAQRGQDPARRPDGWARRWRPLLIRCAVLAVLGLFLASLWPGILVILAFFAVYFLAAEPFTRLSTPVLAAVAGVSVVAGPLLSFLLGPVFGYGSSGRGLVPEAADLASWSGLGTVVCELLLTGAYPLATYFPYVLAGMALARLCDVRERAVARRMAGWGTAAAVAGYGSAWLAAHVFGGRQRLLEAITVHHPQALAAADPVGQVLSGQFGAVPSTSWDWLLVADPYSQTPLETLGNAGVGCALIGLCALAARHALGGRLLRPLTVLGAMALSAYVVHALVLAGPAHGAASWSSWLAFSGTALALTWAWQRFWAGSPLRRGPLEHALRLATGAGSRTLPGGAERGR, encoded by the coding sequence GTGACGGGCGGCCGCAGCGGCGGGAGCGGCCGGCTGGCCGGGGTGGACGCCGTGCGCGGTCTCGCCGTCCTCGGCATGTTCGCCGTGCACGTCGGCCCCGGCCCGCGGCCCGAGGGCGCCGGTTACGTACTCGTCGCGGCCGACGGACGCGCCCCGGCCCTCTTCACGCTCCTCGCCGGTTTCTCCCTGGTCCTCGCCCAGCGCGGTCAGGACCCGGCGCGGCGGCCCGACGGCTGGGCTCGGCGCTGGCGTCCGCTGCTGATCCGGTGCGCCGTCCTGGCCGTACTCGGCCTGTTCCTGGCCTCGTTGTGGCCGGGGATCCTGGTCATCCTGGCCTTCTTCGCCGTGTACTTCCTGGCGGCCGAGCCCTTCACCCGGCTGTCCACGCCGGTGCTCGCCGCAGTGGCGGGCGTCTCGGTGGTGGCGGGTCCGCTGCTGTCGTTCCTGCTGGGCCCGGTGTTCGGGTACGGGTCGTCCGGGCGTGGCCTGGTCCCGGAGGCCGCCGACCTGGCGAGCTGGTCCGGGCTGGGCACGGTGGTGTGCGAGCTGCTGCTCACCGGGGCGTATCCGCTGGCCACTTACTTCCCGTACGTCCTGGCCGGGATGGCCCTGGCCCGGCTGTGCGACGTGCGGGAGCGGGCCGTGGCCCGGAGGATGGCGGGGTGGGGCACGGCGGCCGCGGTCGCCGGATACGGCTCCGCCTGGCTCGCCGCCCACGTGTTCGGGGGCCGGCAGCGGCTGCTGGAGGCGATAACCGTCCACCACCCGCAGGCCCTGGCCGCCGCCGACCCCGTAGGGCAGGTGCTGAGCGGGCAGTTCGGCGCCGTGCCCAGCACCTCCTGGGACTGGCTGCTGGTGGCCGACCCGTACAGCCAGACCCCGCTGGAGACCCTCGGCAACGCAGGGGTGGGGTGCGCCCTGATCGGCCTGTGCGCGCTGGCCGCCCGGCACGCGTTGGGCGGGCGACTGCTGCGGCCGCTCACGGTGCTCGGGGCGATGGCGCTGAGTGCGTACGTGGTCCACGCGCTGGTGCTGGCCGGTCCGGCGCACGGCGCCGCCTCCTGGTCCTCCTGGCTCGCCTTCAGCGGCACGGCGCTGGCCCTGACGTGGGCCTGGCAGCGGTTCTGGGCCGGCAGCCCACTGCGCCGCGGCCCGCTGGAACACGCGCTGCGCCTGGCCACGGGGGCGGGGAGCCGCACGCTGCCCGGCGGCGCGGAGCGCGGGAGGTGA
- a CDS encoding AraC family transcriptional regulator ligand-binding domain-containing protein — protein MVSNAHQGTTSSALTRLNVNAARLLGIPAAGYAHLPGLAPEHLNDDLCRPPTLTSIRIAELATVHAPWTEVARVMTQQSDIGSLGVWDYLFTSAPTPLEGMRDASAYLATVADTGTETARISEDGDQVTISHLNEADLAHEAACAVRACALGLFHRRLGEAAQRTLVPVRVALAAEAPARHDALIELYGTRTIEFEAPVSSITFRTTDLNAPSPHAQPGLSSVLRRHAEQTLATAVPLRNWLDLFRAALTSLHDGGSLTLPAAAGRMAISTRTLQRRLDEHGTTWSNEVETVRREHITRLLHGTDLSIDAIAARSDYADARALRRAVQRWYSTTPAALRRTGRPHGGARTGQGGGPAEPGTGTRG, from the coding sequence GTGGTCTCGAATGCGCACCAGGGGACGACCTCCTCCGCCCTCACCCGCCTGAACGTCAACGCCGCACGGCTGCTCGGGATACCTGCGGCCGGATACGCGCACCTGCCTGGTCTGGCACCCGAGCACCTCAACGACGACCTGTGCCGGCCGCCCACCCTCACGAGCATCCGCATCGCGGAACTGGCCACCGTCCACGCGCCCTGGACCGAGGTGGCCCGGGTGATGACCCAGCAGTCGGACATCGGCAGCCTCGGGGTCTGGGACTACCTGTTCACGTCCGCGCCCACACCGCTCGAGGGGATGCGGGACGCCTCGGCCTACCTCGCCACCGTCGCCGACACCGGCACGGAGACCGCCCGGATATCCGAGGACGGCGACCAGGTCACCATCAGTCACCTCAACGAGGCCGACCTGGCCCACGAGGCGGCCTGCGCCGTCCGCGCCTGCGCGCTCGGCCTTTTCCATCGCCGTCTCGGCGAAGCCGCACAGCGGACCCTCGTGCCCGTCCGCGTCGCCCTGGCCGCCGAGGCACCCGCCCGGCACGACGCCCTGATCGAGCTCTACGGCACCCGCACCATCGAGTTCGAAGCCCCGGTCAGCTCGATCACCTTCCGCACCACCGACCTGAACGCCCCCTCCCCGCACGCCCAGCCCGGCCTGTCGAGCGTGCTGCGAAGACACGCCGAGCAGACCCTCGCCACCGCCGTCCCGCTGCGCAACTGGCTGGACCTCTTCCGCGCCGCCCTGACCTCCCTCCACGACGGAGGCTCCCTGACCCTGCCCGCGGCGGCGGGGCGCATGGCCATCAGCACGCGAACCCTGCAGCGCCGCCTCGACGAACACGGCACCACATGGAGCAACGAGGTCGAGACCGTACGCCGGGAACACATCACGCGGCTGCTCCACGGCACGGACCTGAGCATCGACGCGATAGCCGCTCGAAGCGACTACGCCGACGCCCGCGCCCTGCGCCGGGCCGTCCAACGCTGGTACAGCACCACACCCGCCGCCCTGCGCCGCACCGGCCGTCCGCACGGCGGCGCGCGGACCGGCCAGGGGGGCGGGCCCGCTGAGCCGGGTACCGGCACTCGCGGGTGA